Below is a window of Quercus robur chromosome 6, dhQueRobu3.1, whole genome shotgun sequence DNA.
CTAAATTGTTTGAGTTGGTTGCATGTTGGTCTCCTATTCGACTTAACCCAACCCATAGACATCCCtaaaaaacacttttaagtGAGACCTAGTGTATTTTTTCAATGCTTGTTTGGCTTCAAAAACTTTGAATTTATTGACAAATAAAACTTATGAGactatataatatattagaaattaaaaataataattatatactatagaaaaattaataaaaaaattgtaaagaaaaaaaatggaaaaagcgAATGATAGTGCAGCATAAATATTCGCAGTAGAAATGATATTCAATCATCATTCCTCACAATTCACAGTAACTTTCTGAGACTCCAACTTTTAGATTACCCAACCAAATTCATCAAGAGCACAGCCAAACAgccccaacccaaaaaaaaaatccttttccAATTCCAAATCCCGaatatctcaattctcaaattcCCCCACCTTAGCTTGGAATCCAATTcccattgaaaaaagaaaaccaagaaaaacaTCAAATTCCGAATCCACAGAGaagaaattctctctctctctctcagttgaTGGGCACAATCGTAAACCACAGAGACTTCCGTCCGAAACCGTCGACGACGTCGTCTGTGTCCCAACCGCCGCCATCTCCGTCAACCTCTTCGTCGTCATCAACCTCGCGAACCGACACAGTAGTTGGGACCCACGAGTTCAAGATCAATGGGTACTCCTTAGCGAAAGGCATGGGGGTCGGAAAGTTCGTCGCTTCCGATACCTTTGCCGTCGGCGGCTACGCCTGGGCCGTCTACTTCTACCCCGACGGCAAGAGCGGCGAGGATAACGCCGCCTATGTATCGCTCTTCGTCGCGTTGGCGAGTGAGGGTACCGATGTCAGGGCGCTCTTTGAGCTCACGCTTTTGGACCAGAGTGGCAGGGATAATCACAAGGTCCATAGCCATTTCAATCGCATGATGGACGCTGGACCTTATACACTCAAATATCGCGGAAGCATGTGGTAatatttgttaatttctttGTGATTTTAATTGTGAAGGAAATGTTATGATTTGATTGATTGATGAATGAGCAATACAAAGTTTGGTTCTTTATGTTATAGTTTGAAATGggtttcctttaattttttcatttgtaATGTTTTTGGCACTTTTTGCCCACCTTTAATCTTTTGTGATTGAATtgtgaaagaaattttattatttgtgaaATGTTAGGTTTCTTGGATGGAATTGAATTGTATagttgattgattgattgatgaaTGAGTAATAGAAAGTTTGGTTCTTTATGTTATAGTTTGAAATGggtttcctttaattttttcatttgtaATGTTTTTGGCACTTTTTGCCCACCCTTTTTTACCCTTTAGGATATAGCAGAAGCATGtgatattctttaatcttttgtgattgaattgtgaaagaaattttattatttgtgaaATGTTAGGTTTCTTGGATGGAATTGAATTATATAgttgattgattgattaatgAATGAGTAATTGAAAGTTTGATTCTTTATGTTATGGTTTAAAATGggtttcctttaatttttttcatttgtaatGTTTTTGTTGCTCACCCTTTTTTTTACCCCTTAGGATATGGCAGAGgcatgtgatttttttaatcttttgtgaTTTAATTGTGAAAGAAATGTTAGGTTTCTTGGATGGAATTGAATTATATGGTTGATTGATGAATGAGTAATTGAAAGTTTGGTTCTTTATGTTATGGTTTGAAATGggtttcctttaattttttgatatgtAATGCTTTTGcccaccttttatttttttaccccttAGGATATAGCATAACgcatgtgattttttatttttataacttttgttttttaattgtgaaagaattgttattatttgttGAATGTTAGGTTTCTTGGATGGAATTGAATTATATagttgattgattgattgatgaaTGAGTAACAGTAAGTTTGGTTCTTTATGTTATGGTTTGAAATgggttttctttaattttttgatttgtaATGTCTTTGTTggccacctttttttttaacccattaGGATATAGCAGAAGCATGTATGtgatattttttaatcctttgtgaTTTAATTGTGAAAGAATTGTTATTCTTGTTTGCTTTGTGCTGCATTGTTTGTTTTGGTGCTTTTGGCAAGAGCGGAATGCTAGATGCTTTGAGGATTGTGAACGGTCTATTCTTGacatcaagtttttctttttccgtaCTCTCCTTGAGTGGAGTTTATTTTTGTCTTCCTATTCTTGTTTTACTCTCCCCAATCTTATAGATCGTTGTGATCTGGGTTTTTGATTTGTGCCACTGTAGTACACTTCCAGTGTACTTGGttggttttttaataaaatttcttacgttacttatcaaaaaaaattgtgaaagaattgttattatttgttAAATGTTAGGTTTCTTGGATGGAATTGAATTGTATagttgattgattgattgatgaaTGAATAATAGAAAGTTAGGTTCTTTATGTTATGGTTTGAAATGGGTTTCATTTAGTTTTTTCATTCGTAATGTTTCTGCccacctttgttttttttacccCTTAGGACATGACAGAAgcatgtgatttaaaaaaaaaaaaaaaatcttttgtgttttaattgtgaaagaattgttattatttttttataataataataataactagttaCCCAGTGAaactaaataagaaaaccacCGAAAAGATACATTGTTAAACGTTTTTAATGGTAGACATGACATTAATTTATGTAGCCATGTGGTGTAATGAGGAgtggtcaacaaaaagtcaaacgtttcggctattagttattatatagatatagattatgcagttgattgattgattgatgaaTTGAGTAATAGAAAGTTTGGTTCTTTATGTTATGGTTCGAATTGGGTTTCATTTAGTTTTTTCATTTGTAATGTTTTTGCCCACTTTTTTTTACCCCTATATAGCAGAAGCatgtgatatatttttaaaattttttgtgatttatgtgaaagaATTGTTACTGTTTGTCAAATATTAGCTTTCTTGGATGCAGTTGGAACTGAATATATTTGTTGATTGATTGATGAATGATTAATACAAAGTTTGGTtctttatgttatattttgaattggtcttcatttaattttttcatttgttatgtgcccacatttatttatttttttcctttaccaTTAAAGATATAGTAGAAGCATGtggtaatttttaattttgttgtgaTTCAATTGCAAAAGGTTGTGAATTTATAGAGCAAGAAATGGTATTATTTGTCAAATATtaagtttcttgatttctttgGTGATGCAATTGAAATTGAATATATTTGTTGATTTTctgtgattttaaattttttgtgattCAAGTGCAAAAGGTTTTGACTTTAGAGAGTAAGAAGTGGTATTGCATGTTAAATGTTAGGTTTTTTGGTTCCTTTGGTGATGCAATTGAAAATGAATACTATTACTATGTTTTCTAATTCTGGTGATTCAATTGCTAGTGGTCTTAAATTTAGAGAGCAAGAAGTGGTATTATTTGTTAAATGTTAGATTTCTTGGTTTCCATTGGTAATATaattgaatatgaaatatatttgtTGATTGCAAGAAATGGTATTATCTGTTAAGTATTAGATTTCTTGGTTTTCGTTGGTGATGCAAATGAAGATGAAATATATTTGTTGATTGATTGACGAATGAGTATACAAAGTTTGTTTCTCTGTCCTTTTGCATTTAGAGATATAAAGAAAAGGGTTTCATTCAATTATCTCATTTGTAATGTtttttcccatatatatatttttaccacttAAGGCATAGCAGAAGCATGTGGTAATCTATAATTTTGGTGTTTCAATTGCTAGTGGTATTGAATTTAGAGAGCAGGAAATGGTATTATTTGTTAAATGTTAGATTTATTGATTTCCTTTGGTGATGCaattgaatatgaaatatatttgtTGATTGATTGATGAATGAGTATTCAAAGTTTGGTTCTTTGTTTTTCTGCGTTCAGAGATTATAAGAACTGgacttcattcattctttttcatttaaaatgtttttgccCACTTCTTTGTACCCTTTAAGatatttttatgttgtttgATAATTAAATATTGTACCCTTAAGATATAGCAAAAGCATgtgataatttttaatttttgtgatgcAATTGAGAGTGGTTTGAATTTATAGAGCAAGAAAtggtatttttgtaaaattaagcTTTCTTGGCTTCTTTGGTGATGCAATTGAAAATGAATGTACTTGTTGATTGATTGATGAATgagtaaaaaattttggtttgtttttgcattgggagatgaaagaaaagaaattcttttttatttatttgaaagaaatgggatccattctttttttttttttttttttttttttttttttttttttttgaggtaaagtGATAGATTCATtctatttaaaagaaatggGGTCATGCGAGTGGCCCTGATTAGTATGTTATAGATCTGTAGACAACCCCGGGCTTTGTTGTCTTCGTTGTTGTAATGTTTTTGCCCCCTTTTTTTTACCCCTCAAATATTGTGGACGCATGTGTCAATTTTGAAAGTaattttcttgatttcaaacacaATTTGATTGATTGGTAAATGAGTCGTAAAAAGTGGCTTTTGGATTTGCATTCAAAGCAAGAATATGTGATTGTAAAAGCTGGTTTTATTGTATTCCTGCcctctgttttttgtttttctttcatgtttGACATTCTGCCCCAATCTTTGTTTGAATACATAATTGAAATGCTtgataaataaatgaatgaacATGGTGAACTCAGAATCTGCACTCAAGTTCCTTCTAGACGTCATAATTCATGTTGCCTGTCTTCATCTGTGCTTGTTTATATTGAATATTTGGAAtgcattttctatttgtttccTGAAGTTTCTACTGCTGTTTTTCAAATTCTGAACTGAATTTCAATCACTTGATTCTCCTTTACTTGTTTTTCTTGGTAAATGCTTGGAGTTGGTTCAGTGACTAAATTACTTGAGTAAGGATAGAAACTATCTTTAAGTCTGAATGGGGTTCAGACTGTCAGCTTGTTTCTTTATTAATTGATGGGGTTATGTGTTATGTGCTCATTGATACAAGGAATTACGTTTTTAAAGCTTTTGTTCCTTAATTTCTGCTTGGATCATGGATCaaggttggggggggggggggtaatgtttatttatcttcttcttttttctattaatgTTTTAATGTTCAAGGATATGAGATTTTGGCTTAATGCCAATTTTGGTCTCAACATTTTGCTCATTCTGTATAATTAAGATATCATGAACACagtttaaatttaagagagagaggaaaaattgaaatatatggCAGGTAGTCTCAATCGAACTTCATTGGAGGGGCCAAAACCCATGACAACTTACCTTTTTTGGGGCTAGGTGGTCAGGAGGACTGATGTTGAAATGCTAAAAATCTGAACAGCAGCATTTTTGGTGGTGTTGAGTGACCTAATTTTGTAATAAAAGAGTTTCTTTTGAGGTCCTTGGATGATAGGGTGACTGCTTTGGTAGCATACCCTTGTTATCATTTGTTAATTCTatagattttttgttgttgtgattgTGTATTCTTTGTGGAGGGATCGATTCACATTTTTGTATATCTttacatttttcaataaaatttcttgtaAAAAGCTGCTAAAAACATATACTGGGagaagggagggggggggggtggtgggggaAGATGTCTCCTAGAAATCTTCCTTTATTTATCAAAGGGGGTAGACTTACTCTGTTGAAGAGTACTCTCTCTAGCCTTCCTACATACTATCTATCCTTATTTGTCATCCCTATAGCTGTGGCTGATAGGTTGGAGCGTATTCAGAGAAATATTTTATGGGGATCTTCAGAGGAGAGCTTCAAGTatcctttggtggcttgggagAAGGTGTGTTTACCGTTAGAATTGGGTGGATTGGGGATCAGGAAGTTAGTGCACTTTAATAAAGCCCTATTAGGGAAATGGTTATGGAGGTTTGGAAGAGAAGGCACTCACCTTTGGAGGAGGGTTATTGCAACTAAATATGGAGAGGGTCAAGGAGGGTGGACTACTAAAGCATGTAGAAGGGCCCACGGATGTGGTATGTGGTGTGGTATCCATGATGGATGGGAGAGTTTCTCCAAACATGTGGCCCTAGTTGTGGGTGATGGCACTCGCATCCTTTTTTGTCATGATAAGTGGGTTGGAGAGAACACACTTAAAATGCTCTAATGACAAGGATGCATGCATTTCTGATATATTATGCTACTAGGAGGGTGGAAATGATAGATTTTGGAATGTGAGATTTTACAGGGATTTTCATGAAAGGGAGTTAGAGGCTGCCTTCTCTTTCCTTGAGTTCATTCAATCTTGAATCCCTAGGGGTGTTGGGAGTGACATTTCTCATTGATGTCTCAATGGGAATGGCAAGTTTGATACTCGGTCCTATTACAATAATATTCAGGGTGCATCTGCCTCCAATTTTCCGTGGAAGGGCGTTTGGAAAGTTAAGATTCCTAAGAGGGTGGCATTTTTTGTGTGGACAACGGTTCATGGGCAGATCCTTACTATGGATTATCTTATGCTTAGGGGGCGTATTTTGGTGAATCGGTGTTGTATGTGCCATCATAATGAGGAAACTGCGGATCATCTCCTCCTCCATTGTCCTGTAGTTCACTCACTGTGGGTTTACATGTATCAGATTTTTGGGATCCAATGAGTCATGACAGGCTCTGTGGAAAGCTTGGTGTATAGTTGGAGCAATTGGCTGGGCAAATTTAATTCAGACATATGGAACATGGTTCCTGGctgtttgatgtggattgttTGGATGGAAAGAAATCGGCGCTCTTTTGAGGATACTGAGAAATCTTTGGTTCAATTACAAGCTTTATGCCAGAAGACCTTATTTGATTGGTCTAAGTGTTGGGGCTTCTCGGATTGCTCTACTATCTTGGaatttatttcttctcttagTTGTGCacttttaagttttttcttgttgtttgatgctgtttgtttgtgtgttgcATTTCcttgtgttcaccatcatgaacaccttgtatTTGCTTTCGTTAGTGTTAAAGTTtgtttaataatattcttattacctatcaaaaaaaaaaaaagattctattAGTATGATTTTAAGTATGATTTTCATCTAGAGGCATTCATTACCTTTTCATGTGTGCATGCATCAATTCTTATGTTCACCAAAAGTAGACCACTGTGACATCACAGTGACCTGTTAACAGTATAAGAAAGCATCGTCTAGTGAGAGCAATGCATTAATATTCTATGGAACTTACAGAATCTCTTGGAGCAACCTATTCTGTTTTTGTCATCATGATAGATACCAGTTTGGCATCcccatttttattcaaatttgcATTTAGTTTCACAAAAGGTTTAGTGGATGACAAACAGAAATAAAATAGATGCTGCTGTTGGATATTGCAGGGGTTATAAACGCTTCTTCAAAAGAAGTCTTCTAGAGACGTCAGACTACCTCAAAGATGATTGTCTCATAATTCATTGTTGTGTTGGTGTTGTTAAGACACAAACTGAGGGACCTAAGATTTACTCTATAGCAGTGCCACCTCCTGATATTGGTCAACATTTTGGGAAGCTTTTAGAAAGTGGAAAAAACACTGATGTGACTTTCGAAGTTGAAGGGGAGATATTTTCCGCCCACAAGTTGGTGCTTGCAGCACGCTCACCTGTATTCAGGGCACAACTTTTTGGTCCAATGAAGGATCAAAACAGTCAGTGCATTAAAGTTGAAGAGATGACGGCTCCAGTTTTTaaggttctctctctcaacctccAAACATTtgtcatggtttttttttcccccagtTCAGCTGCACATTTAATGCTTATCAATTAATAATAGATCTGCCGTGCCATTTATCATAAACcaaattatttttctcttttggtgtAAACATAAATCAAATTGTTGGGAAGCAGATATGATTACTGATTGTTGTCTAGGTGGAAAAGCttggtttaatttttaattttataaaaaaaatttctgcgcattgtataatttttttggtaagcaATGTAATTTCATTAGATCTCAAAATCAGTATACGGGAAGTATACATCcattacttattaaaaataaaaagtatacaGGAACTCAGTTCAGTTTATTGGCTAAAAACTAAAGTCGTAATGACTCTGCTTCAATTGTTTTAATATGTCCTCTAATGCACTTGTGTTTCACCATACATGTGACTAAGCATTTATAGCTCTGGTGAGAATTTGTTGTTTATTTGATTATGCTTTTAGGCTAATAGAGATTTGGAGGTTTTCCTTaagtttcatttaattttattataattgtaaTAGTAATAGTAAAGCTTACATGAGTATAATTATTCTCTTCTCTGTGTATTGGATGACTGCAGGTTTTACTTCATTTTATGTATTGGGATGCCCTACCAGACATGCAAGAGCTTTTTGGTGGAAATTTTAAATGGGCCTTTACACTGATGGCTCAACATCTGCTGGCAGCAGCTGACCGATATGCCCTTGAGAGGCTCAGATTGCTCTGTGAAGTTAAACTTTGTGAGAATGTTGCCATAAACACTGTTGCGACAACATTGGCCTTGGCAGATCAGCACCATTGTTTCCAACTGAAAGACGTATGTCTCAAATTCATTGCGCTGCCTGAAAACTTAAGAGGTAGACCTTTCCAGCACAACCTCTGTTTTGGATTTTTCAATGTGCTCTTAAAGCTGTTCTATAGTTCTGTAGGAAATGATGTGTGTATATCCAGATGTTAATATTCAAACCCTAGGCTAGAACCTGACATGTTAGCAAGAGAAGCCTTAAGACTTAATTTTGCATGGGCAAACATGGTTCTAGAAGCAGTTTTCACAGAATAGAAACATATCCTGAGATTGGCTAGTGATGTTTGttaatattctctctctttttttgtaatCGTTATAACTTGTTCTTTTACTTGTATAGGAGCATCTATAAAAACAGTCTTTATGTTGTATGTCAGTTATTTGAACCTATTTGTTACTATATAGCTTCATTTGTGGGGAATTTCATGTATGGTTTGTTAAAAATTTACGAAGTGTATTGTATGGCCAAATTATGCATGGTCTTGTTTGGCCCCTGGACAACAGCCAATGAATGTTCTGAGATGTCATGTGTGAGGTTAGTTCAATGTTAGCCATCTAATAATGTGAAATGATTGGAACCTCTTTCAATTATTAGTTTGACTACCGTAGAAACCAATCCAATAAGGTGTCATTTTCTGATGTCTCAGGAAGAAAAATgctttttattcattattgaGCTTCAAGGGAAAAGTTGTGCTTTATTGATTAACTTGCATATTATGTTGTATTTTCCTTGTTCTTGaagaataatttaaattaatcaattttttatagtttttcttaACCCCCATTTCTTTATGAATACACAGTTACTGACTTATGTTGTATTGTTGTTTTTAGCTGTGATGCAAACAGATGGGTTTATATATTTGAAGGAAAGTTGCCCCTCTGTCCTCTCTGAATTGCTGCAATATGTGGCCAGGATCGGTGAGCATTCTGTCAAGGTTCGTGCATACCATAATGAGTTCTACCTGGATAGTAGCGATGTGAATGGAAGGCGAGTGAAACCGAGGTTATATTGATTTAGGAATAACAGATAGGACATCCTTTTTCTACAAGAATAAGAATAGATTTTGTTAGGATCTAGACTTTTTGGATTGTACTAACAATTACTGATTTtaatgagaaagaagaaagaaaaaaaaagtgatgttagtggtTCATTTGGCCGTTGGCTAATATTGTGTAATATGAAACTCTGAGTATTTGCTTCTACATATTTGTTGTGTGTGCGGTCACAGTGTGGTTGAGAATGACTTTATTTGTTCAAGCTTCAGCATACCGATTAGATACTTTTTGTAAGATATCTGCTTTGAATGTTATGTGGTATAGTCTAAGCCATTGATTGAACGCACGTTGCTCTTGTAAAGCATTTTAGACACCTCAAAAAAGGAAACCTGCAAAGAATATGCCATTGCTTATTTGCTTCAAGTAAATTGAGAAATCAGCAGCGACAACTTAGGTGTTTTTGCTTTGGATTATAATCTGGAAAGCTTAATATGGAGGCTCCCATTTTGCATGTATTTAACAAAGTTCCACCGGTGCCATTTTGTGCAGCATCATACCTATACAAGAGAATGATTTATGTAGAAACACTACTTTTTTGGTCCTACATGGGATGACTTACATTAACTTCTTTGTTCAAGAAGGAAACTCATTATCCTGTATATGTATTTGCCCTCTCACATAAGCTTGGAGCTTTTATCTATTAGAAAGATGATCAACTGAAAGGAAAGGAGGGTGAAATTCCTACCAGATCCACAAGAAAGAATGACTGGGCCAGCGGATGTCACAAAAAGGCGCCCAAGGCCCCATATGAATCTGTAATTTGAGGAGCATGCCGCAACAAAAGGATAGTCCCCAGAGTGTGTGTTGAGGTGGATGCCACAAAGAATCTGGTTGAGGAGTTTGATCTACTAGGTGATAATGGCCAGTGACAAAGTTCCTTTTCCAGCAACTCTCTAATTGAAATCCCCTACTCCCATATAGTTGATTCTTCCATATTTAGATATGGAGATGGATCCAGATCGTCTCTAATCCTGTGTTCCATGCTCGCATGAAACAAATAGAAGTAGATTACCACTTTATTCTGGATAGCTGCATTTTTCACTGTTGAAATCCTTATTTTGACGACCCTGCTCTCTAGGGGGTCCTTCACCCCTTTCCCTATAATAAAGTGCAAGCCCTCGTAAATAGATGTCACATATAGTCACTAGAATAAGTCGCTTATAGAATGCAGTCTTAATGTAACCTCCTAAACCAATAATGCTTTCCCAAATCTACGAAAGGTGAAATGTTGAAGACCCACATCAAGTAACATGTCACTAGAACAGCCTCACAAATTGAGGTGATCTATGCATAGTCATTCCAAGTCAACAGAGGGTGTAAGAAGATTATGAGAACTGGTTAAAGACATATATTGTTAAGAACGTATAAAAGATAACATGAAAGTATGAGATAGTACACAGAACAAGAtacaagaagcaaaaaaatattattagattCAACAGCTTTTTTACATCAGACATAAGAGACACTGAGGGACATTTTAGAGGGACTTTCTTTACTCTGCCTGTTACAAAGACATAAGAGGCCTATTTATAGGCAATAACTTATTGAAATGATTTACATTCAGGTCATAATGGGTTTTTACAAAAGACAATCACATTCAGGTCATAATGGGTTTTTACAAAGGACAGTAAGGACTGGCTCCTTGTTAACAAATGTCCAGGGGAGTAGGGGTCTTGGCGGACAGATGTTAAAGTGGGTTGACAAGTGTCAAATTGAGTAGGGGGCCTGGCTCCTTGGTGATTTTCATCCGGAATCACAAATGAGTAAATATCTCTGACTACTGAAGATAAGGGTAGCATGCCTAAAGACGTTTCtgagacttttttttattttttattttttatttttacaacaagTTAAGAGATATTATTAGATTCAACCGTTTTTTTACATCAGATATAAGAGACACTAAAAGACATTTTACAATGGCTTTCTTCACTCTACCCGTTACAAAGACACAAGTCCATGCACCTATAGCTTGATTGGGTCTTCAAGAGGTGCCGAGCAAATAAGATGAAGACGAATCCACTGAAATGTACCTTCGGGTGTCTCAGCTGGTACATTTTTGGGATTCACTGTCCATATGCtggaaaaatcttgaaagttGGTTAAATAACTTGTTGCCCCATATGCCTCAGTGCTACAAAGCCTGACAAAGACCCATTTAGATTCAAGTCCTTCCCATTTATATATACCTTCCTACAACCCCTGCACCTTCAGATTACCACAATACCATAATTTCCTGGACTAGTCAGCTCACATAGAAATGcggaaaatgtaaattttttttttttttttttttttttttttttttttttttttgtggagaaacGGTAATATATGTAAATTGAATATAAATATTAGGAAAATTGATTAACAAATTCTAACTCAAATAGCACTTCTTTcacaataaaatcaaaataaacatttattttgtatatttaatacTTATGGGGTAATTCCCCCACAAAGGACTGATGTTGGTACCTAAAAACCACCTctcttgtaaaaaataaaaaaaataaaaaaatacctaccaagattctttttttttttgtgggtaatggggggttttgtttttgtgtgtttgggGGAGATGGAAAAAGTGATTCTGCACCTATGAGAAAAttacaacaaacaaaaattaaagcaagaaaaattcaaactaggacaaactacaaaatttattggCCAGTAGTGAAACCCACAaagtaagaaaaagaagactcgTGCAAAAACTGCAAGAGTAAATATAAGTACAGTAACCAAATATgtttcttcaaccaa
It encodes the following:
- the LOC126689264 gene encoding BTB/POZ and MATH domain-containing protein 2-like, with translation MGTIVNHRDFRPKPSTTSSVSQPPPSPSTSSSSSTSRTDTVVGTHEFKINGYSLAKGMGVGKFVASDTFAVGGYAWAVYFYPDGKSGEDNAAYVSLFVALASEGTDVRALFELTLLDQSGRDNHKVHSHFNRMMDAGPYTLKYRGSMWGYKRFFKRSLLETSDYLKDDCLIIHCCVGVVKTQTEGPKIYSIAVPPPDIGQHFGKLLESGKNTDVTFEVEGEIFSAHKLVLAARSPVFRAQLFGPMKDQNSQCIKVEEMTAPVFKVLLHFMYWDALPDMQELFGGNFKWAFTLMAQHLLAAADRYALERLRLLCEVKLCENVAINTVATTLALADQHHCFQLKDVCLKFIALPENLRAVMQTDGFIYLKESCPSVLSELLQYVARIGEHSVKVRAYHNEFYLDSSDVNGRRVKPRLY